From a region of the Triticum aestivum cultivar Chinese Spring chromosome 7D, IWGSC CS RefSeq v2.1, whole genome shotgun sequence genome:
- the LOC123163925 gene encoding UDP-sugar pyrophosphorylase-like — MASGVHAAAEGVAALGISAEWAEPCPALRRNLHLLSHDQVELAKMLLNEGQGHLFEHWPEPGVHDDKKKNFFDQVSRLNSSYPGGLAAYIQNAKKLLADSKAGQNPYDGFTPSVPSGEALTFGDENFVSLEAAGVKEARNAAFVLVAGGLGERLGYKGIKVALPRETTTGKCFLQHYIESILALQEASCKMEGECHTKIPFAIMTSDDTNALTIKLLESNSYFGMEPSQVKILKQEKVACLADNDARFALDPNDKYKIQTKPHGHGDVHSLLYSSGLLEQWKNTGRRWVLFFQDTNGLLFNAIPSALGVSATKGYNVNSLAVPRKAKEAIGGITKLTHADGRTMVINVEYNQLDPLLRATGHPDGDANCETGYSPYPGNINQLILELGPYSEELKKTHGAISEFVNPKYTDSTKTAFKSSTRLECMMQDYPKTLPPTAKVGFTVMDAWLAYAPVKNNPEDAAKVPKGNPFHSATSGEMAIYRANSLILRKAGAQISDPVVSTFNGQEVEVWPRVTWSPRWGLTFKDVKRKVHGNSSVSQRSVLVINGRNVVIDGLSLDGALIVNSVDEAEVKVTGHVENKGWTIQHVDHRDTSEMEETRIRGFKFEKVEQLEVNYTEPGKHCLSP; from the exons ATGGCCTCCGGCGTCCAcgcggcggcggagggcgtcgcCGCGCTCGGGATCTCCGCCGAGTGGGCCGAGCCCTGCCCCGCGCTGCGCCGGAACCTgcacctcctctcccacgaccag GTTGAACTTGCAAAGATGCTGCTGAATGAAGGCCAGGGGCACTTGTTTGAACACTGGCCAGAGCCCGGTGTCcacgatgacaagaagaagaacttCTTTGATCAG GTTTCCCGACTTAACTCAAGCTATCCTGGTGGGCTGGCAGCATACATCCAGAATGCCAAAAAGCTTTTAGCAGATTCCAAGGCAGGACAAAATCCATATGATGGTTTCACACCCTCT GTTCCGTCAGGGGAAGCATTGACCTTTGGTGATGAAAACTTTGTGTCACTGGAAGCAGCTGGGGTAAAAGAAGCACGCAATGCTGCATTTGTTCTTGTAGCTGGTGGTCTTGGTGAAAGACTTGGTTACAAAGGAATTAAG GTAGCACTCCCCAGGGAAACAACCACTGGGAAATGTTTTCTTCAACATTACATAGAGTCTATTCTGGCTTTACAAGAGGCGAGCTGCAAAATGGAGG GCGAATGCCATACGAAGATCCCATTTGCTATTATGACTTCCGATGATACAAATGCACTGACCATCAAGCTTTTGGAATCAAATTCATATTTTGGAATGGAACCATCACAAGTGAAAATTCTAAAGCAG GAAAAAGTAGCATGTCTAGCTGACAACGATGCAAGGTTTGCATTAGATCCAAATGACAAGTACAAGATTCAG ACAAAGCCACATGGGCATGGAGATGTTCATTCTCTTCTTTATTCAAGTGGATTACTCGAGCAATG GAAGAATACAGGACGGAGATGGGTTCTCTTTTTCCAGGACACAAATGGATTGCTCTTTAAT GCAATACCATCAGCATTAGGTGTCAGTGCCACCAAGGGCTACAATGTTAATTCTCTTGCAGTTCCTCGAAAGGCAAAGGAAGCCATTGGTGGAATAACCAAACTTACTCATGCTGATG GTAGAACAATGGTGATCAATGTGGAGTACAATCAGCTTGATCCACTCCTTCGTGCAACTGGGCATCCTGATGGAGACGCAAATTGTGAAACAGGCTATTCTCCATACCCTGGAAATATAAACCAG CTGATACTCGAGCTTGGGCCATACAGTGAGGAGCTCAAGAAAACACATGGCGCCATTTCTGAATTTGTAAATCCAAA GTATACTGACTCTACCAAGACAGCATTTAAATCCTCCACTCGTCTTGAGTGCATGATGCAAGACTATCCGAAAACACTACCTCCAACGGCAAAAGTTGGGTTTACG GTGATGGATGCTTGGCTTGCATATGCTCCTGTAAAGAACAATCCTGAAGATGCAGCTAAA GTTCCAAAAGGCAATCCTTTTCATAGTGCAACCTCAGGAGAGATGGCAATTTACAGGGCAAACAGCCTCATTTTAAGAAAG GCCGGGGCACAAATATCTGACCCTGTAGTCAGCACTTTCAATGGTCAAGAGGTAGAGGTCTGGCCACGCGTGACCTGGAGCCCGAGGTGGGGTCTTACGTTCAAGGACGTCAAACGAAAGGTGCACGGCAATTCTTCAGTTTCCCAGAGATCGGTTCTGGTCATCAATGGCCGGAATGTCGTTATCGACGGTCTTTCCTTGGACGGCGCTCTTATTGTCAACTCCGTCGACGAAGCAGAG GTGAAAGTCACCGGTCATGTGGAAAACAAAGGCTGGACTATCCAGCACGTCGACCACAGGGACACCTCGGAGATGGAAGAGACGAGGATCCGCGGATTCAAGTTTGAGAAGGTTGAGCAGCTGGAGGTGAACTACACCGAGCCGGGAAAGCATTGCCTGAGCCCATGA
- the LOC123163926 gene encoding eukaryotic initiation factor 4A — protein MAGMAPEGSQFDAKNYDSKMQELLSQGETEEFFTSYDEVHESFDDMGLQENLLRGIYAYGFEKPSAIQQRGIVPFCKGLDVIQQAQSGTGKTATFCSGILQQLDYGLVECQALVLAPTRELAQQIEKVMRALGDYLGVKVHACVGGTSVREDQRILASGVHVVVGTPGRVFDMLRRQSLRPDNIKMFVLDEADEMLSRGFKDQIYDIFQLLPGKIQVGVFSATMPPEALEITRKFMNKPVRILVKRDELTLEGIKQFYVNVEKEEWKLDTLCDLYETLAITQSVIFVNTRRKVDWLTDKMRGRDHTVSATHGDMDQNTRDIIMREFRSGSSRVLITTDLLARGIDVQQVSLVINYDLPTQPENYLHRIGRSGRFGRKGVAINFVTREDERMLFDIQKFYNVVIEELPANVADLL, from the exons ATGGCAGGAATGGCACCGGAAGGTTCCCAGTTTGACGCTAAGAACTATGATTCTAAGATGCAGGAGCTGCT GAGCCAAGGTGAGACTGAGGAGTTCTTCACCTCCTATGATGAAGTTCATGAGAGCTTTGATGACATGGGTCTCCAAGAGAACCTCCTCAGAGGAATTTATGCTTATG GTTTTGAGAAGCCTTCTGCCATCCAGCAAAGGGGAATCGTTCCTTTCTGCAAGGGGCTTGATGTTATCCAGCAAGCACAATCTGGAACAGGAAAGACTGCTACTTTCTGTTCTGGAATCCTTCAACAGCTTGACTATGGTTTGGTTGAGTGCCAGGCCTTGGTCCTTGCTCCCACACGTGAGCTTGCACAGCAAATTGAGAAGGTCATGCGTGCACTTGGTGACTACTTGGGTGTGAAGGTTCATGCATGTGTTGGAGGAACCTCAGTTCGTGAGGACCAAAGGATTCTTGCAAGTGGAGTGCATGTCGTTGTTGGTACTCCTGGTCGTGTGTTTGACATGCTCCGCAGGCAGTCTCTGCGCCCTGACAACATCAAGATGTTTGTCCTCGATGAAGCTGATGAGATGCTTTCCCGTGGTTTCAAGGATCAG ATTTATGACATCTTCCAGCTTCTCCCAGGGAAGATTCAAGTTGGTGTCTTCTCTGCCACCATGCCCCCTGAAGCCCTTGAGATTACCCGCAAGTTCATGAACAAGCCAGTGAGGATCCTTGTCAAGAGGGATGAGCTCACCCTTGAGGGTATCAAGCAGTTCTATGTCAATGTGGAGAAGGAAGAGTGGAAGCTCGACACACTGTGTGACCTGTACGAGACTCTTGCCATCACCCAGAGTGTCATCTTTGTGAACACCCGCCGCAAGGTGGACTGGCTCACCGACAAGATGAGGGGCAGGGACCACACCGTCTCCGCCACTCACGGAGACATGGACCAGAACACTAGGGACATCATCATGAGGGAGTTCAGATCAGGTTCTTCACGTGTGCTCATCACCACTGACCTGCTTGCTCGTGGTATTGATGTCCAGCAAGTGTCCCTTGTCATCAACTATGACCTCCCAACCCAGCCAGAGAACTACCTGCATCGCATCGGGCGTAGTGGTCGGTTCGGGAGGAAGGGTGTGGCCATCAACTTTGTGACCCGTGAAGATGAGAGGATGCTGTTTGACATCCAGAAGTTCTACAACGTGGTGATTGAAGAGCTCCCAGCCAACGTTGCCGACCTTCTGTGA